From the genome of Brevundimonas sp. NIBR11:
CCAGTTCGGCCGACAGCGACTTGATCGGCCAAGGATAGAACTGTTCCAGACGCAGGATGTAGACGTCGTTGACGCCCTTCTTCTCGCGCGCGTCCAGGAGGTCGTAATAGACCTTGCCCGAGCACAGGATGACGCGGCGGATGTCCTTGTCGCCCCTGATCGTGACGCCGGAGATCTCGGGGCGCGTCTGGGCGTCGTCATGCAGGACGCGGTGGAAGGACGATCCCTCCGCCATCTCCTTGAGGGTCGAGACCGCCTTCTTGTGCCGCAGCAGCGACTTCGGCGTCATCAGGATCAGGGGCTTACGGAACGGCCGGTGCATCTGACGACGCAGGATGTGGAAATAGTTGGCCGGGGTCGTGCAGTTGGCGACCTGCATATTGTCCTCGGCGCACTGCTGCAGGAAACGCTCGAGCCGTGCCGAGGAGTGTTCCGGACCCTGACCCTCGTAGCCGTGGGGCAGCAGCATCGTCAGGCCGCACATGCGCAGCCATTTGCGTTCGCCCGAGGAGATGAACTGGTCGATCACCACCTGGGCGCCGTTCACGAAGTCGCCGAACTGGGCCTCCCACATCACCATGGTGTTGGGGTCCGACAGGGCATAGCCGTATTCGAAGCCCAGCACCGCCTCTTCGGACAGGGCCGAGTCGATCACCTCGAAATGCGACTGGTCGCCGCCGAGGTTGTTCAGCGGGACATAGCGCTCCTCGGTCGTCTGGTCGACGATGCCCGAGTGGCGCTGCGAAAAGGTGCCGCGCACCGAATCCTGGCCCGACAGGCGGACAGGGAAGCCTTCCGACAACAGCGAGGCGAAGGCCAGGCTCTCGGCGGTGGCCCAGTCGATGTTCTGACCGGTGTCGATCATCTCGCGCCGGGCCTCGTAGACCCGCTTCAGCGTCTTGTGGATGTCGATCGAGTTCGGGATCGTCGTCAGGCGGTGACCGAAGTCCTGGAGCTTGGCCTCCGGCACGGCCGTGTCGCCGCGCGCGTCGTCGCCGTTCGGCAGGGTCTTGCCCTTCCATTGGCCGTCGAGCCAGTCGGCCTTGTCCGCCTTGAAGGTCTTGCCGGCCTCGAACTCCGCATCGAGGAAGGCCTCGAACCGCGCCAGTTCGGCGTCCACCTCGGCCTGGGTGATCACCCCCTCTTCGACCAGACGCTTGGAATAGATCTCGCGCGTCGACGGCAGGGACCGGATCTTCGCGTACATCAGCGGCTGGGTGAAGGTCGGGTCGTCGCCTTCGTTGTGGCCGAAGCGGCGGTAGCAGAACATGTCCACCACCACGTCCTTCTTGAACTTCTGGCGGTATTCGGTGGCCACCTTGGCGGCGAAGACGACCGCTTCGGGATCGTCGCCGTTCACGTGGAAGATCGGCGCCTGGACCATCAGGGCCACGTCCGACGGATAGGGGGTCGAACGGCTGTTACGCGGGCTCGTCGTGAAGCCGATCTGGTTGTTGATGACGAAATGCATCGTCCCGCCGGTGCGGTAGCCCTTCAGACCCATCAGGGCGAAGCACTCCGCGACCACGCCCTGGCCTGCGAAGGCGGCGTCGCCGTGGATCAGGACAGGCATGACCTTGGACCGATCCAGAGCCCACTGGCTTTCCGGCAGACCCTTGTTGGCCTCGCGGATGTCGAACGCCTGTTTGGCGCGCGCCTTGCCCAGCACGACCGGGTTGACGATCTCCAGGTGCGACGGATTGGCCGTCAGCGACAGGTGGACGGAGTTGTCGTCGAACTTCCGGTCCGACGAGGCGCCCATGTGGTATTTGACGTCGCCCGACCCCTCGATGTCGCTGGGCACGGACGAGCCGCCCTGGAACTCGTGGAAGATGGTCTTGTAGGGCTTGCCCATGACGGCGGCGAGCATGTTGAGGCGGCCGCGGTGGGCCATGCCGAACACCATCTCGTCGACGCCCAGCGCGCCGCCGCGCTTGATGATCTGCTCCATGGCCGGGACCATGGCCTCGCCCCCGTCCAGGCCGAACCGCTTGGTGCCGGGGAAGCGTTTGTGCAGGAACCGCTCGAAGCCCTCGGCCTCGATCAGCTTGTTGAGGATGGCGATCTTGCCTTCCTTGGTGAAGCCGTTCTTCTCGAAGGCGTCCGCGCCCTCGAACCGCTGCTGCAGCCAGGATTTCTCC
Proteins encoded in this window:
- a CDS encoding 2-oxoglutarate dehydrogenase E1 component, producing the protein MADDAGRLNQVFAETSFLYGSNAAFIEDLHDKWATDPSSVSAEWRGFFDQLRDSAATVQASAAAGSWGRSRVTEPTEETGVFDGRWPAPKPDPKAKPAAAPAAAAQPAAAGVSAADVRAAAHDSIRVLMLIRSYRVRGHLQATLDPLGIETATNNPELTPEFYGFTEADLDRPIYLDGVLGMETGTIREVMAVLKRTYCGNIGIQFMHIAEPEEKSWLQQRFEGADAFEKNGFTKEGKIAILNKLIEAEGFERFLHKRFPGTKRFGLDGGEAMVPAMEQIIKRGGALGVDEMVFGMAHRGRLNMLAAVMGKPYKTIFHEFQGGSSVPSDIEGSGDVKYHMGASSDRKFDDNSVHLSLTANPSHLEIVNPVVLGKARAKQAFDIREANKGLPESQWALDRSKVMPVLIHGDAAFAGQGVVAECFALMGLKGYRTGGTMHFVINNQIGFTTSPRNSRSTPYPSDVALMVQAPIFHVNGDDPEAVVFAAKVATEYRQKFKKDVVVDMFCYRRFGHNEGDDPTFTQPLMYAKIRSLPSTREIYSKRLVEEGVITQAEVDAELARFEAFLDAEFEAGKTFKADKADWLDGQWKGKTLPNGDDARGDTAVPEAKLQDFGHRLTTIPNSIDIHKTLKRVYEARREMIDTGQNIDWATAESLAFASLLSEGFPVRLSGQDSVRGTFSQRHSGIVDQTTEERYVPLNNLGGDQSHFEVIDSALSEEAVLGFEYGYALSDPNTMVMWEAQFGDFVNGAQVVIDQFISSGERKWLRMCGLTMLLPHGYEGQGPEHSSARLERFLQQCAEDNMQVANCTTPANYFHILRRQMHRPFRKPLILMTPKSLLRHKKAVSTLKEMAEGSSFHRVLHDDAQTRPEISGVTIRGDKDIRRVILCSGKVYYDLLDAREKKGVNDVYILRLEQFYPWPIKSLSAELARFPNAELVWCQEEPKNMGGWTFVDPWIELTLEKMDVKAKRARYVGRPASASTAAGLMSRHLKELAAFTDEAFA